One segment of Tamlana crocina DNA contains the following:
- a CDS encoding transcriptional repressor, with translation MGVIRKTQSIDLLLSEFSRNSAAISVTDLTKRLEPKINKSTIYRTLERLEDDGVLHSFLGKSGIKWYAQCHSCTKETHVDSHPHFQCLECGKVDCLNINVQIPNIANREVVASQVLIQGKCEDCTN, from the coding sequence ATGGGAGTAATTAGAAAAACACAATCTATAGACTTGTTGCTTTCTGAGTTTAGCAGGAATTCTGCGGCTATTTCGGTAACAGATCTAACAAAGCGACTAGAGCCAAAAATTAATAAATCGACTATTTATCGCACGTTAGAAAGGCTTGAGGATGATGGGGTGCTGCATTCCTTTTTAGGAAAAAGTGGTATTAAATGGTATGCTCAATGCCATAGTTGCACAAAGGAAACACATGTAGATTCGCACCCGCACTTTCAATGCCTGGAATGTGGAAAGGTAGATTGTTTAAATATCAACGTGCAAATACCCAACATTGCAAACCGCGAGGTAGTGGCTTCTCAAGTTTTAATTCAGGGAAAGTGTGAGGATTGTACTAATTAA
- a CDS encoding ATP-binding cassette domain-containing protein, which yields MIHTSELSFKYKNSNTLFRFPEINLNAQDSLLMLGESGIGKTTLLHLLAGILKPDSGKIMIHHTDLTTLSRSQMDKFRGEHIGLVFQKKHAIPSLTVYENLKTRLFFSNKNIDELAVDTVLEQLNLKACKHKNINEISEGQLQRLGIAMAVIHQPRVILADEPTSSLDDKNCNMVINLLKEQAEKNSANLIVITHDHRIKHVFQNTITL from the coding sequence ATGATACACACGAGTGAGCTTTCATTCAAATATAAAAACAGTAACACCCTGTTCCGTTTTCCCGAAATTAATTTAAATGCACAAGACAGCCTCCTAATGCTCGGTGAATCTGGAATTGGAAAAACCACCTTGCTTCATCTTTTGGCTGGTATTTTAAAACCAGATAGTGGAAAAATCATGATACATCATACCGATTTAACCACTCTATCTCGAAGTCAAATGGATAAATTTCGCGGTGAACACATCGGTTTGGTGTTTCAAAAAAAACATGCCATTCCTTCGTTAACCGTTTACGAAAACCTAAAAACCCGATTGTTTTTCAGCAACAAAAATATTGATGAGTTAGCTGTCGATACGGTATTGGAACAACTCAACTTAAAGGCATGCAAACACAAAAACATAAATGAAATTAGCGAAGGCCAGTTACAACGCTTGGGTATAGCCATGGCGGTAATACACCAACCTAGAGTTATTTTGGCCGACGAGCCTACTTCGAGTTTAGACGACAAAAATTGCAACATGGTTATCAACCTTTTAAAGGAACAAGCCGAAAAAAACAGTGCCAATTTAATAGTCATTACCCACGATCATAGAATCAAACACGTATTCCAAAACACCATTACCCTATGA
- a CDS encoding acyl-CoA reductase: protein MQLQERITAFVKLGDFLRQFSTHIIEKNNDVEHNDIFFDGFKHQLKLAEEHNGWFTPENMRFAINGWAESLTEKNLTNWLKLYDFGKVEPKTIAIIMAGNIPLVGFHDFLSVLISGHKVLVKQSSNDKHLLPFLAKYLEFVDPQFKGKINFTENRVENFDAVIATGSNNTARYFEYYFKGKPSIIRNNRNSVAVLTGNETSEDLKNLSEDIFRYYGLGCRNVSKLFVPKGYKFDAFFESIYHWHPIVEKAKYANNYDYNKAVYLMSEFDMLENGFFMIKEDQSYASPIATLFYEYYDNTEQLKEKLNQDENLIQCIVSNGFTENEIAFGSTQKPKLWDYADSVDSVEFLLSIS from the coding sequence ATGCAATTACAGGAAAGAATTACCGCATTTGTAAAATTAGGAGATTTTTTAAGGCAATTTTCTACCCATATCATCGAAAAAAATAATGATGTGGAACACAACGACATTTTTTTCGACGGCTTTAAGCACCAACTGAAACTAGCCGAAGAACACAACGGCTGGTTTACTCCAGAAAATATGCGATTCGCCATTAACGGATGGGCCGAATCCCTAACCGAAAAAAACTTAACTAACTGGTTAAAACTTTATGATTTTGGTAAGGTTGAACCCAAAACCATAGCCATCATCATGGCTGGAAATATCCCCCTGGTGGGCTTTCATGATTTTTTGTCAGTTTTAATTAGTGGACACAAGGTTTTGGTAAAACAATCTTCCAACGACAAACATTTATTGCCTTTTTTGGCTAAGTATTTGGAATTTGTCGATCCACAATTCAAAGGAAAAATAAATTTCACCGAAAATAGAGTTGAAAATTTCGATGCCGTAATTGCCACCGGAAGTAACAACACCGCCCGGTATTTTGAATATTATTTCAAGGGCAAGCCGTCCATTATTCGAAATAACCGAAATTCAGTAGCTGTTTTAACAGGAAATGAAACTTCCGAAGACCTAAAAAACCTTTCCGAAGACATTTTTAGATACTACGGTTTAGGCTGCCGAAACGTTTCAAAACTATTTGTGCCCAAAGGTTACAAATTCGATGCCTTTTTCGAATCTATTTACCATTGGCACCCCATTGTTGAAAAAGCCAAATATGCCAATAATTACGACTACAACAAAGCGGTGTATTTAATGAGCGAATTCGACATGCTTGAAAACGGCTTTTTTATGATCAAAGAAGACCAAAGCTACGCCTCGCCCATTGCCACTTTGTTTTACGAATATTACGACAATACCGAGCAATTGAAGGAAAAACTAAACCAAGACGAAAACCTAATTCAATGCATTGTTTCTAACGGGTTTACGGAAAACGAAATTGCTTTTGGATCCACCCAAAAACCTAAACTTTGGGATTATGCGGATAGTGTCGATTCCGTTGAATTTTTATTATCAATTTCCTAA
- a CDS encoding DUF6146 family protein has protein sequence MKKLFYIFILTVLAFNCNTTKQTASKSDERLENLKDNDTVVISSDKTEYEIIIIEPGFNFWVASRARPHGFYSQQYLENRNYQYVIEWNQRVLQPQRFNPNLYELQIDYQPNIDYGYEVNYLLYNYFIYFQMTYNQRLGPWVPRI, from the coding sequence ATGAAAAAACTATTCTACATATTTATCCTAACGGTCTTAGCTTTCAATTGCAATACCACAAAACAAACGGCTTCAAAAAGTGACGAACGCTTAGAAAACCTTAAGGACAACGATACGGTTGTTATTTCCAGCGACAAAACCGAATACGAAATCATTATCATCGAACCCGGTTTCAACTTTTGGGTGGCTAGCCGAGCTAGGCCTCACGGTTTTTACTCACAACAATATTTGGAAAACCGAAACTATCAATACGTTATCGAATGGAATCAACGCGTACTTCAACCTCAGCGCTTTAACCCTAACTTATATGAGCTTCAAATTGATTATCAACCCAACATTGACTACGGTTACGAAGTAAACTACTTACTATATAATTATTTTATATACTTCCAAATGACCTACAATCAAAGATTAGGGCCGTGGGTGCCTCGTATTTAA
- a CDS encoding 4Fe-4S dicluster domain-containing protein: MAIIITDECINCGACEPECPNTAIYEGADDWRYKDGTSLEGSVVLTNGTEVDADEAQEPISDEIYYIVPDKCTECKGFHDEPQCAAVCPVDCCVPDEDNEETEEELLAKQKFMHPDG; the protein is encoded by the coding sequence ATGGCAATTATTATAACAGACGAATGTATAAATTGTGGTGCTTGCGAACCCGAGTGCCCAAACACAGCAATATATGAAGGCGCTGACGATTGGCGCTACAAAGACGGAACAAGCTTAGAAGGCAGCGTGGTATTGACCAACGGTACCGAAGTGGATGCCGATGAGGCTCAAGAGCCAATTAGTGACGAGATTTACTACATCGTGCCCGATAAGTGTACCGAATGTAAAGGTTTCCATGATGAGCCACAATGTGCTGCCGTATGTCCGGTAGATTGTTGTGTGCCTGATGAGGATAATGAGGAAACAGAAGAAGAACTTTTGGCCAAGCAAAAGTTTATGCACCCAGACGGATAG
- a CDS encoding DUF6787 family protein — translation MEKLKARWGIDNNWQIAIIFLVFAITGSTASYIGKPILSYLHITTESFGTFGYWVTRIILLFTVYQFLLVGFGWLFGQHQFFWNFEKKMLRRIGLKRFVD, via the coding sequence TTGGAAAAATTAAAAGCGCGCTGGGGCATTGACAACAATTGGCAAATAGCTATTATTTTTTTGGTTTTTGCCATAACGGGATCAACAGCTTCATACATTGGCAAACCTATTTTAAGCTATTTACACATCACTACAGAAAGTTTTGGAACATTTGGCTATTGGGTTACCCGAATCATTTTACTTTTTACAGTATATCAGTTTTTGCTAGTAGGTTTTGGCTGGCTTTTTGGGCAACACCAATTCTTTTGGAATTTTGAAAAAAAGATGCTTCGCCGAATTGGACTAAAACGTTTTGTAGATTAA
- a CDS encoding GTP-binding protein gives MEALITIVGFLGAGKTTLLKYLIEHFNNKAWNPYVILNDYENANMDVQHFREQLNTNTIKPLSGSCICCSGIVELRETVNRIPKRENGITLIEANGTSDACSLMEFLGVGLNDRFSPPIQVSVVDAQNWQKRGEHNELEANQIQVSSLIVLTHLEQTDLNRKKEVIASLGKINPTAKVIAMADLDIELLPELVPSQSTPQQLNHQKAHWASCSIDLPNLPSRDHIVKICNALPKTILRIKGCTKIGEANNYTFFERTPDGEIHIRPFNGVPITGCKLLTIGPGSEPLILERAIKSNIESTNYTQNDTHE, from the coding sequence ATGGAAGCTTTAATTACCATAGTAGGCTTTTTGGGCGCTGGAAAAACGACGCTTTTAAAGTATTTGATCGAACACTTTAACAACAAAGCCTGGAATCCATACGTGATTCTGAACGATTACGAAAATGCCAACATGGACGTTCAGCATTTTAGGGAGCAACTTAACACCAATACCATAAAACCTTTAAGCGGAAGTTGTATTTGTTGCAGTGGTATTGTTGAACTTCGGGAAACGGTTAATAGAATTCCTAAACGAGAAAACGGCATTACACTTATTGAAGCCAATGGCACCTCTGATGCCTGCTCGCTAATGGAGTTTCTTGGGGTTGGACTGAACGATAGATTTTCACCCCCTATCCAGGTTTCTGTAGTCGATGCCCAAAATTGGCAAAAACGTGGCGAACATAATGAATTGGAAGCTAACCAAATTCAAGTATCATCACTTATTGTTTTAACACACTTAGAACAAACAGATTTAAACCGCAAAAAAGAAGTCATCGCCTCCCTTGGAAAAATAAATCCAACAGCCAAGGTAATCGCTATGGCAGATTTGGACATCGAACTGCTTCCCGAGCTCGTCCCCTCACAAAGCACTCCGCAGCAGCTTAATCACCAAAAAGCACATTGGGCATCCTGCTCGATAGATTTGCCCAACCTACCTAGCCGGGATCATATCGTGAAAATTTGCAATGCACTCCCCAAAACCATTCTAAGGATAAAAGGCTGCACTAAAATAGGTGAAGCTAATAATTATACTTTTTTTGAACGTACACCCGATGGAGAAATTCATATAAGACCTTTTAATGGAGTGCCTATAACCGGGTGCAAATTGCTGACCATTGGACCTGGCAGCGAACCTCTTATTTTAGAGCGTGCTATAAAATCGAATATTGAATCAACAAATTACACTCAAAATGATACACACGAGTGA
- a CDS encoding DUF937 domain-containing protein, whose protein sequence is MSGILDLLNSDLGKTIISGVSGSTGTDETRTSSVLTMALPVLMKAMERNASTPQGAEGLMGALMNSKHDGSIIENIGGLFSGGVDDAVKNDGDKILSHVLGTKKQGVEKIIGEKSGVSAGDVGNILKVAAPILMGVLGKQARQNNVSTPNDLGGLLGGLLGGNSAKEEQSFLEKILDADGDGSVVDDVAGMVLGSAKKKGGLGGLLGGLFGGK, encoded by the coding sequence ATGTCCGGAATTTTAGACCTTTTAAACAGTGATTTAGGAAAAACAATTATTAGCGGCGTATCGGGTTCAACGGGAACCGATGAAACCAGAACGAGCAGCGTGCTTACCATGGCATTACCCGTACTTATGAAAGCTATGGAACGAAATGCCTCAACACCGCAAGGTGCAGAAGGGTTAATGGGAGCCTTAATGAACAGTAAACATGACGGAAGTATTATTGAAAATATTGGTGGCCTATTTAGTGGTGGTGTTGATGATGCCGTAAAAAATGATGGCGACAAAATTTTAAGTCATGTTTTAGGAACAAAAAAACAAGGCGTAGAAAAAATAATCGGTGAAAAGTCGGGTGTTAGTGCCGGCGATGTGGGCAACATCCTAAAAGTGGCCGCTCCTATTTTAATGGGCGTTTTGGGAAAACAGGCCAGACAAAACAATGTGAGTACACCAAATGATTTGGGAGGTTTGCTTGGAGGTTTGCTCGGAGGAAACTCAGCCAAAGAAGAGCAAAGCTTTTTGGAAAAAATACTCGATGCCGACGGCGATGGCAGCGTTGTTGACGATGTAGCCGGAATGGTTTTAGGAAGCGCAAAAAAGAAAGGCGGACTAGGAGGTCTATTAGGCGGCTTGTTTGGCGGAAAATAA
- a CDS encoding D-2-hydroxyacid dehydrogenase translates to MKVLANDGISQSGIKALEKGGYEVITTTVAQEQLANYINEKDIAVLLVRSATTVRKDLIDACPGLKIIGRGGVGMDNIDVEYAREKGLHVINTPAASSHSVAELVFGHFYGLARFLHNANREMPLEGDSNFKGLKKAYAKGTELKGKTLGVLGFGRIGQATAKVALGAGMKVVAFDPFLEKANLELEFFDGQKVNFEINTISKEDVLKQADFLTLHVPAQKDYVIDEAEFNMMKDGVIIANAARGGVVNEVALVKAIESGKVARAALDVFEKEPKPEMQLLMNPALSLTPHTGAATNEAQDRIGEELATQIISILG, encoded by the coding sequence ATGAAAGTATTAGCAAACGACGGTATTTCTCAAAGTGGTATAAAAGCCCTTGAAAAAGGAGGATACGAAGTAATCACAACAACCGTAGCTCAAGAACAATTAGCCAACTACATCAACGAAAAAGACATCGCTGTTCTATTGGTTCGTAGCGCAACTACCGTTCGAAAAGATTTAATTGACGCTTGCCCGGGCCTAAAAATTATTGGCCGCGGTGGTGTTGGTATGGACAATATTGATGTAGAATATGCTCGTGAAAAAGGCTTGCACGTTATCAATACACCTGCAGCTTCTTCGCACTCTGTAGCCGAATTGGTTTTCGGTCATTTTTACGGATTGGCGCGTTTTCTTCACAATGCCAACCGAGAAATGCCTCTTGAAGGAGACAGCAACTTTAAAGGTTTAAAGAAAGCTTACGCCAAAGGCACCGAACTTAAAGGGAAAACTTTAGGTGTTTTAGGTTTTGGCCGTATCGGTCAAGCTACCGCAAAAGTAGCTTTGGGCGCTGGAATGAAAGTAGTGGCTTTCGATCCGTTTTTGGAAAAAGCCAATTTGGAATTGGAATTTTTCGACGGACAAAAAGTAAACTTCGAAATCAACACCATTTCAAAAGAAGACGTTTTAAAACAAGCCGATTTCTTAACATTACACGTACCTGCACAAAAAGATTACGTTATCGATGAAGCCGAGTTCAACATGATGAAAGACGGTGTTATCATTGCCAACGCAGCACGTGGTGGTGTAGTAAACGAAGTGGCTTTGGTTAAAGCGATTGAAAGCGGAAAAGTAGCCAGAGCTGCTCTAGATGTTTTTGAAAAAGAGCCAAAACCAGAAATGCAATTGTTAATGAACCCTGCACTATCGTTAACACCTCACACCGGTGCAGCCACTAACGAAGCACAAGACAGAATTGGTGAAGAATTGGCTACGCAAATCATCAGTATTCTCGGGTAA
- a CDS encoding MerC family mercury resistance protein — MATPFLFTAQASAICCHSNAPTWWYGIDFVFLIISFFAIYRSAKTSTNPFIKKGLWVCWSFLFVLIVNERLEWLHLSELFLYATAISLVVLHLYNLKYCQCKKGLCCSFPK, encoded by the coding sequence TTGGCCACTCCATTTTTATTTACAGCACAGGCATCGGCCATTTGTTGCCATAGTAATGCTCCTACATGGTGGTATGGCATCGATTTTGTTTTCTTGATTATTTCTTTTTTTGCTATTTATCGTTCTGCCAAAACCAGTACAAACCCATTTATAAAAAAAGGCTTGTGGGTTTGTTGGAGCTTCCTTTTCGTATTGATTGTTAACGAGAGGCTAGAATGGCTTCATCTATCTGAACTTTTTCTGTATGCAACTGCTATTTCTCTTGTGGTGCTTCACCTGTACAATTTAAAGTATTGTCAATGTAAGAAAGGTTTATGCTGTTCCTTCCCTAAATAA
- the mog gene encoding molybdopterin adenylyltransferase, which yields MDIIKIGIITVSDRANAGIYEDISGKAIINTLNEYLISSWNEVYRIVPDEQKIIENTLIDFVDNENCCLVITTGGTGPAKRDVTPEATEAVCDRMMPGFGELMRTESLKYVPTAILSRQTAGLRGNSLIVNLPGKPKSIRECLDAIFPAIPYCIDLMEGPFLKCNESIIKPFRPNKQ from the coding sequence ATGGATATTATCAAAATAGGCATTATAACCGTTAGCGACAGAGCCAATGCAGGAATTTATGAAGACATTAGTGGTAAAGCCATCATAAATACGCTTAATGAATATTTAATTTCCTCATGGAATGAAGTCTATAGAATAGTTCCCGATGAGCAAAAAATTATAGAGAACACACTTATCGATTTCGTCGATAATGAAAACTGTTGCTTAGTTATCACCACAGGTGGAACGGGCCCTGCAAAACGCGATGTTACCCCAGAAGCCACCGAGGCGGTTTGCGACCGAATGATGCCAGGTTTCGGGGAGCTTATGAGAACCGAATCTTTAAAATACGTTCCAACAGCTATTTTATCAAGACAAACAGCGGGACTTAGAGGCAATAGTTTAATCGTTAACCTCCCCGGCAAACCCAAGTCCATTAGAGAATGTTTAGATGCCATTTTTCCAGCCATTCCGTATTGTATCGACCTTATGGAAGGCCCTTTTTTAAAATGCAATGAATCAATAATAAAACCGTTTAGACCTAATAAACAGTAA
- the serC gene encoding 3-phosphoserine/phosphohydroxythreonine transaminase, with protein sequence MKKHNFSAGPSILPQEVLLKASEAVVDYNNSGLSLIEISHRSKDFVDIMENARALVLELLGLEGKGYKALFLQGGASTQFLMVALNLLEKRAGYLNSGSWAAKAIKEAKIYDDVYEVGSSKDANYNYIPKGYEIPEDYDYFHCTSNNTIFGTQMKSFPKTNIPMVCDMSSDIFSRTLDFSQFGLIYAGAQKNMGPAGTTLVVVKEDILGKVSRKIPSMMDYQVHIDKGSMFNTPPVFPIYTSMLTLEWLKNKGGIAAIEKENEKKASLMYSEIDLNPLFKGFAVKEDRSFMNATFNLTNDNLKDTFETMLKEAGISGVNGHRSVGGYRASMYNAMPIESVKVLVEVMSELESKA encoded by the coding sequence ATGAAAAAACATAACTTTAGCGCAGGACCAAGTATTTTACCACAGGAAGTATTGCTTAAAGCTTCTGAAGCGGTAGTTGATTATAACAATTCTGGTTTATCTTTAATTGAAATATCCCACAGAAGTAAAGATTTTGTGGATATTATGGAAAACGCCAGAGCTTTGGTTTTAGAGCTGCTAGGTTTAGAGGGCAAAGGCTACAAGGCTTTGTTTTTACAAGGTGGTGCCAGCACACAATTTTTAATGGTGGCACTTAACCTTTTGGAAAAAAGAGCCGGTTATTTAAACTCTGGTTCTTGGGCAGCAAAAGCTATTAAGGAAGCTAAAATCTACGACGATGTTTACGAAGTAGGTTCTTCTAAAGATGCCAACTACAACTACATCCCTAAAGGTTACGAAATCCCTGAAGATTACGATTATTTCCACTGTACCTCAAACAACACCATTTTTGGTACGCAAATGAAGAGTTTCCCTAAAACCAACATCCCAATGGTTTGCGATATGAGTAGCGATATTTTCTCTCGTACTTTAGACTTTTCTCAATTCGGATTGATCTATGCCGGAGCTCAAAAAAATATGGGGCCAGCAGGAACAACTTTAGTAGTGGTTAAAGAAGATATTTTAGGAAAAGTATCCCGTAAAATCCCATCGATGATGGATTACCAAGTGCACATCGACAAAGGCAGTATGTTCAATACACCTCCTGTTTTCCCAATCTATACTTCAATGTTAACGCTAGAGTGGTTGAAAAACAAAGGCGGTATTGCAGCTATCGAAAAAGAAAACGAAAAGAAAGCTAGCTTGATGTATTCTGAAATCGATTTGAACCCACTATTTAAAGGGTTTGCTGTTAAGGAAGACCGTTCTTTTATGAACGCAACCTTCAACCTGACTAACGATAATTTAAAAGACACTTTTGAAACCATGCTTAAAGAAGCTGGAATTAGCGGTGTCAACGGTCACAGAAGTGTTGGTGGTTACCGCGCCTCTATGTACAACGCCATGCCTATCGAGAGCGTAAAAGTTTTGGTTGAGGTGATGAGCGAATTGGAAAGCAAAGCATAA
- a CDS encoding GTP-binding protein yields the protein MKKLPVTVLSGFLGAGKTTLLNHILHNKQGLKVAVIVNDMSEVNIDAQFIQNENTLSRTEEKLVEMSNGCICCTLREDLMEEVEKLAMQNKFDYLLIESTGISEPIPVAQTFTFESEDGSIDLSRFSYIDTMVTVVDAFNFLKDFSSSDYLVTRELTDIEGDNRTIVNLLTDQIEFANVIILNKEDLVTQNQLEELKAIIGSLNPEAKIISAHQSKVDLKQVINTGLFDYAKAEASAGWLKELENEHVPETEEYGIGSFVFRSKRPFHSERFLDYLNQEFPQNIIRSKGLFWLSSRPNQALLWSSAGGSCKADNAGVWWASMPFSERINYAAFIENQAEIEANWDPMFGDRKIELVFIGIHLKKEKMLSQLNDCLLTDTEVKLWKAQLLPQEDKWPV from the coding sequence ATGAAAAAACTACCCGTTACTGTATTAAGTGGGTTTCTAGGAGCAGGAAAAACCACCTTACTCAACCATATTTTGCACAACAAACAAGGCCTAAAAGTTGCTGTTATCGTTAACGATATGAGCGAGGTTAATATTGATGCGCAGTTTATACAAAATGAAAACACACTTTCAAGGACCGAAGAAAAACTGGTAGAAATGTCTAACGGGTGTATTTGCTGCACGCTCAGGGAAGACCTCATGGAAGAGGTTGAAAAACTGGCAATGCAAAACAAATTCGATTACCTTTTAATTGAAAGTACTGGTATTAGCGAACCCATTCCCGTTGCCCAAACCTTTACTTTTGAAAGTGAAGATGGCTCAATAGACTTGAGCCGCTTTAGTTACATAGACACTATGGTAACCGTTGTTGACGCCTTTAATTTTTTAAAAGATTTTTCTAGTTCTGACTACCTTGTCACTAGAGAACTTACAGATATTGAAGGCGACAACAGAACCATTGTCAACCTGCTTACCGACCAAATTGAATTTGCTAATGTTATTATTCTTAACAAAGAGGATTTAGTTACACAAAATCAATTAGAAGAACTCAAGGCTATTATCGGTTCGTTAAATCCAGAAGCAAAAATAATTTCTGCCCATCAATCAAAAGTAGATCTGAAACAAGTCATCAATACTGGGCTGTTCGATTATGCAAAAGCAGAAGCTTCGGCAGGATGGCTAAAAGAATTAGAAAACGAACACGTGCCTGAAACAGAAGAGTACGGTATAGGCTCATTTGTTTTTAGAAGCAAAAGGCCATTCCATTCAGAACGTTTTTTAGACTATCTCAATCAAGAATTTCCGCAAAACATCATCAGGAGCAAAGGTTTGTTTTGGCTATCGTCCAGACCCAACCAAGCACTTCTATGGAGTTCAGCGGGCGGTTCTTGCAAAGCCGATAACGCTGGGGTTTGGTGGGCATCCATGCCGTTTTCAGAGCGCATTAACTATGCGGCTTTTATTGAAAACCAAGCCGAAATAGAAGCGAATTGGGATCCTATGTTTGGTGATCGAAAAATAGAACTTGTATTTATAGGAATACATTTAAAAAAAGAGAAAATGCTTAGTCAATTAAATGATTGCCTGCTTACTGATACCGAGGTAAAATTATGGAAAGCCCAATTGCTTCCCCAAGAGGACAAGTGGCCCGTTTAA
- a CDS encoding thiamine diphosphokinase, which produces MNQTKVFLLIDGERPETLPDLSSYDLVCATDGAYRFLMEKAVVPDFISGDFDSLEELPKSIEVIETPDQNYTDFEKILKILFERGYKSIHVYGASGKEQDHFLSNLHIAMVWRNDLNLIFFDNYGYYFLAENTTEIKNSMGKTVSLIPFPEAKGITTQGLKYPLTNSTLIFGEKIGERNRAIANHVAIRFNSGFLFVFVNECK; this is translated from the coding sequence ATGAACCAAACTAAGGTATTTCTTTTAATTGATGGCGAACGCCCCGAAACGCTTCCCGATTTGTCAAGCTACGATTTGGTGTGCGCTACCGATGGGGCTTATCGGTTTTTAATGGAAAAGGCAGTTGTTCCCGATTTTATAAGCGGAGATTTCGATTCGTTGGAAGAGCTTCCAAAAAGCATTGAGGTGATTGAAACCCCAGACCAAAATTATACAGATTTTGAAAAGATTTTGAAGATTCTTTTTGAAAGAGGGTATAAAAGCATCCATGTGTATGGTGCCAGCGGGAAGGAGCAGGATCACTTTTTAAGCAACCTGCACATCGCTATGGTTTGGCGAAATGATTTGAACCTTATTTTTTTTGATAATTACGGCTATTACTTTTTAGCCGAAAACACCACCGAAATAAAAAACAGTATGGGTAAAACCGTGTCCTTAATTCCGTTTCCCGAAGCTAAAGGCATTACCACTCAGGGATTAAAATACCCCTTAACCAACTCAACCCTAATTTTTGGAGAAAAAATTGGTGAGCGTAACCGTGCTATTGCAAACCACGTAGCCATTCGGTTTAACAGCGGTTTTTTGTTTGTGTTTGTGAACGAATGCAAGTAG